The following coding sequences are from one Rathayibacter sp. VKM Ac-2760 window:
- a CDS encoding dihydrodipicolinate synthase family protein has product MTTTEPTTAPTATGSTLPDGGWPVMLTPFREDRSLDFEQVDALTDWLIDNGAAGIFTVALSSEMYDLTEEERLALATRVVARSAGRVPVVASSVSSGSAEEQAASAAAMAATGVDAVVLISSLVGGLSTTEEEWRATVQHILDSVPGVDFGIYECPVPFKRLPSTENVAWMAGTGRFVFYKDTSHSLETMQERLAAIAGTRLKLYNAQISSLTDSLRAGAAGLSGYAANIYPEHVAWLCEHYDDEPAETAVAVQRLLTVAEHTINSRYPTSAKYYLRHSSRLAIEPISRWKPEGIGPHEGAPLLELAAYIRDLRLPGSARVDGAR; this is encoded by the coding sequence ATGACCACCACCGAGCCCACCACCGCTCCGACGGCGACCGGCAGCACCCTCCCCGACGGCGGCTGGCCCGTCATGCTCACCCCGTTCCGCGAGGACCGCTCGCTCGACTTCGAGCAGGTCGACGCCCTGACGGACTGGCTGATCGACAACGGCGCCGCCGGCATCTTCACCGTCGCGCTCTCCAGCGAGATGTACGACCTCACCGAGGAGGAGCGGCTCGCCCTCGCGACGCGGGTCGTCGCCCGCTCCGCCGGCCGCGTCCCGGTGGTCGCCTCCTCCGTCTCCTCGGGCAGCGCGGAGGAGCAGGCCGCGTCCGCCGCCGCGATGGCCGCGACCGGGGTCGACGCGGTCGTGCTGATCTCGTCGCTGGTCGGCGGGCTCAGCACCACCGAGGAGGAGTGGCGCGCGACGGTGCAGCACATCCTCGACAGCGTGCCGGGGGTCGACTTCGGGATCTACGAGTGCCCGGTGCCGTTCAAGCGCCTGCCCTCGACCGAGAACGTCGCCTGGATGGCCGGGACCGGCCGCTTCGTGTTCTACAAGGACACCTCGCACTCGCTCGAGACCATGCAGGAGCGGCTCGCGGCGATCGCGGGCACCCGGCTGAAGCTCTACAACGCGCAGATCTCCTCCCTCACCGACTCGCTCCGCGCGGGCGCCGCCGGCCTCAGCGGCTACGCCGCGAACATCTACCCGGAGCACGTGGCCTGGCTCTGCGAGCACTACGACGACGAGCCCGCCGAGACGGCCGTCGCCGTGCAGCGCCTGCTGACGGTGGCCGAGCATACGATCAACTCGCGCTACCCGACCTCGGCGAAGTACTACCTCCGGCACAGCTCGCGCCTCGCGATCGAGCCGATCAGCCGGTGGAAGCCGGAGGGGATCGGGCCGCACGAGGGCGCGCCGCTGCTGGAGCTCGCCGCCTACATCCGCGACCTGCGGCTGCCCGGGTCGGCGCGGGTGGACGGCGCCCGCTAG
- a CDS encoding extracellular solute-binding protein gives MRTTKFRRPLAAATALAAAALLAGCTGATSPAATGEADGPVTLEYWSWAPNIEKIVDVWNQANPDIQVEVNTSTGGAEIVAKLSAAKQAGTLPDLSNTTYENLPNLITSEIASDVTSIMGDREAETAAPAWELTTFDDVNYAVPQGTAPMFLYYRTDIFEANGLTAPTTWDEYAEAARALHAADPTKYLATFPANDAQLFAGLSQQAGAEWWSQEDGTWTVAIDDPASQKVADYWQGLVDDGSLATFKTFTPEWQAALADGTLASWLGAVWTPPLLQNNAPDTIGKWAAVPIPQWTPADPSSGVLGGSGTIVTTGSDHPEQAREFALWLNTSTEALEAYIEYASIWPAALSGRELPELQQAPALLPEQTDFYDTADEIDQMTASVTWGPNVSVAYDAFNNAFSAAVNEKGSFAEALASVQEATVADLEKSGYDVAGQ, from the coding sequence ATGAGAACGACGAAGTTCCGCAGGCCCCTCGCGGCCGCGACCGCCCTCGCCGCCGCCGCCCTCCTGGCCGGCTGCACCGGCGCGACCAGCCCGGCCGCGACCGGCGAGGCCGACGGCCCCGTCACCCTCGAGTACTGGTCGTGGGCCCCCAACATCGAGAAGATCGTCGACGTCTGGAACCAGGCGAACCCCGACATCCAGGTCGAGGTCAACACCTCGACCGGCGGCGCGGAGATCGTCGCGAAGCTCAGCGCGGCGAAGCAGGCCGGCACCCTGCCGGACCTCTCGAACACCACCTACGAGAACCTGCCGAACCTGATCACGAGCGAGATCGCCTCCGACGTCACCTCGATCATGGGCGACCGGGAGGCCGAGACGGCCGCTCCCGCCTGGGAGCTGACGACGTTCGACGACGTGAACTACGCCGTCCCGCAGGGCACCGCGCCGATGTTCCTCTACTACCGCACCGACATCTTCGAGGCGAACGGCCTCACCGCCCCGACCACCTGGGACGAGTACGCCGAGGCCGCCCGGGCCCTGCACGCCGCCGATCCGACGAAGTACCTCGCGACCTTCCCCGCGAACGACGCGCAGCTGTTCGCCGGGCTCAGCCAGCAGGCCGGCGCCGAGTGGTGGAGCCAGGAGGACGGCACCTGGACGGTCGCCATCGACGACCCGGCCTCGCAGAAGGTCGCCGACTACTGGCAGGGCCTCGTGGACGACGGCAGCCTCGCGACCTTCAAGACCTTCACCCCCGAGTGGCAGGCCGCGCTCGCCGACGGCACGCTGGCCAGCTGGCTCGGCGCGGTCTGGACTCCCCCGCTGCTGCAGAACAACGCGCCCGACACCATCGGCAAGTGGGCCGCCGTGCCGATCCCGCAGTGGACCCCGGCCGACCCGAGCTCGGGAGTCCTCGGCGGCAGCGGCACGATCGTGACCACCGGCTCCGACCACCCGGAGCAGGCGCGCGAGTTCGCGCTCTGGCTGAACACCTCGACCGAGGCCCTCGAGGCCTACATCGAGTACGCCAGCATCTGGCCGGCGGCGCTCTCCGGCCGCGAGCTGCCCGAGCTGCAGCAGGCTCCGGCGCTGCTGCCCGAGCAGACCGACTTCTACGACACGGCCGACGAGATCGACCAGATGACCGCCTCGGTGACCTGGGGCCCGAACGTCTCGGTCGCCTACGACGCCTTCAACAACGCCTTCAGCGCCGCCGTCAACGAGAAGGGCAGCTTCGCGGAGGCCCTCGCGAGTGTGCAGGAGGCGACCGTCGCGGACCTCGAGAAGTCCGGCTACGACGTCGCCGGGCAGTGA
- a CDS encoding DUF4862 family protein, translated as MIVGAYPSLPEHARRDAAAFDAFHERIALATGCSGFEIPFGSAFVPDEAAMLRLLRRRGTHVLTLLPAMLERGVGPADPVAERRAAAVALVRRAVRVAAAANEREQRPVVDTVLLHSAPRVTRGTALAARAAFSRSLAEIAGWDAHGVQFVIEHCDSFEGPDPAKGFLDLPTELELAARHGLGTAINWGRSYLETRRLDGPLEHARAARDAGTLAMLGVSGVSDTATALGPAFSDSHAPVRTDDTVASLLDPDTLQRFIGMDPGARVVPKVAGGPHALAASAHAARQPFLLVE; from the coding sequence ATGATCGTCGGGGCGTATCCGTCGCTGCCGGAGCACGCGCGGCGCGACGCGGCGGCCTTCGACGCCTTCCACGAGCGGATCGCGCTCGCGACCGGGTGCTCGGGGTTCGAGATCCCGTTCGGCAGCGCCTTCGTCCCGGACGAGGCGGCGATGCTGCGGCTGCTGCGCCGCCGGGGGACGCACGTGCTCACCCTGCTGCCGGCGATGCTCGAGCGCGGGGTCGGGCCGGCGGATCCGGTCGCGGAGCGGCGGGCGGCGGCGGTCGCGCTGGTGCGGCGGGCCGTGCGGGTGGCCGCGGCGGCGAACGAGCGCGAGCAGCGGCCGGTCGTCGACACGGTGCTGCTCCACTCGGCGCCGCGGGTGACGCGGGGCACCGCGCTCGCCGCTCGCGCGGCGTTCTCGCGGAGTCTCGCCGAGATCGCCGGCTGGGACGCGCACGGCGTGCAGTTCGTGATCGAGCACTGCGACTCCTTCGAGGGACCGGACCCCGCCAAGGGCTTCCTCGACCTGCCGACCGAGCTCGAGCTCGCCGCTCGCCACGGCCTCGGCACCGCGATCAACTGGGGCCGCTCCTACCTCGAGACCCGCCGCCTCGACGGCCCGCTCGAGCACGCGCGGGCCGCGCGCGACGCCGGCACCCTGGCGATGCTCGGCGTCTCGGGAGTCAGCGACACGGCCACGGCGCTCGGTCCCGCCTTCAGCGACAGCCACGCCCCCGTCCGCACCGACGACACCGTCGCGAGCCTGCTCGATCCCGACACCCTGCAGCGGTTCATCGGGATGGATCCCGGAGCGCGTGTCGTCCCCAAAGTCGCGGGCGGACCGCACGCACTCGCCGCCTCCGCCCACGCCGCCCGCCAGCCCTTCCTGCTGGTCGAGTAG
- a CDS encoding sugar ABC transporter permease: MTTTAVPRTGRSSTLAPRAAPWFFVAPAVLLAVALLALPLLYTVWLSFRGNTVSGSGLGVKKETFVGLDNYARTLADPALWAGFGRMLTYALLSVPVTMILALVFALLLDNLSTRFGRFSRIAIFVPYAVPGVIAALMWGFLYLPGVSPFVDAATALGLPAPVFLGPDSVFLSVANIAIWGSVGFNMVILYTSLRGLPSEIYDAARIDGCSERQLALRIKLPLIVPGVIMTGLFSVIGALQVFSEPNTLVTLTTVIGSDWVPMMLIYRDAFVTNDLYSASATSVVVTLLTLIASLGLLRFLQSRAFGED; encoded by the coding sequence GTGACGACCACCGCCGTGCCCCGGACCGGGCGCTCCTCGACCCTCGCCCCGCGGGCGGCGCCCTGGTTCTTCGTCGCCCCCGCGGTCCTGCTCGCGGTCGCGCTCCTCGCCCTCCCGCTGCTCTACACGGTCTGGCTCAGCTTCCGCGGCAACACCGTCAGCGGCAGCGGGCTGGGCGTGAAGAAGGAGACGTTCGTCGGCCTCGACAACTACGCGCGGACCCTCGCGGACCCCGCGCTCTGGGCCGGCTTCGGCCGGATGCTGACCTACGCGCTGCTCTCGGTGCCGGTCACGATGATCCTCGCGCTGGTGTTCGCGCTCCTGCTCGACAACCTGTCGACCCGCTTCGGCCGGTTCTCGCGGATCGCGATCTTCGTGCCCTACGCGGTGCCCGGCGTGATCGCCGCGCTGATGTGGGGGTTCCTCTACCTGCCGGGCGTGAGCCCCTTCGTCGACGCGGCGACCGCGCTGGGGCTGCCCGCCCCGGTCTTCCTCGGCCCGGACTCGGTCTTCCTCTCTGTCGCGAACATCGCGATCTGGGGCTCGGTCGGCTTCAACATGGTGATCCTCTACACCTCGCTGCGGGGGCTCCCGTCCGAGATCTACGACGCCGCCCGCATCGACGGCTGCTCGGAGCGCCAGCTCGCGCTGCGGATCAAGCTGCCGCTGATCGTCCCCGGAGTGATCATGACCGGGCTCTTCTCCGTCATCGGCGCGCTGCAGGTCTTCTCGGAGCCGAACACGCTCGTGACGCTCACCACGGTGATCGGCTCGGACTGGGTGCCGATGATGCTGATCTACCGCGACGCCTTCGTGACCAACGACCTCTACTCGGCGTCGGCGACCTCGGTCGTGGTCACCCTCCTCACCCTCATCGCCTCGCTCGGTCTGCTGCGCTTCCTGCAGTCGCGCGCCTTCGGAGAAGACTGA
- a CDS encoding aldo/keto reductase yields the protein MTHHPADTRYDRMAYHRAGRSGLKLPALSLGLWHNFGATKPIETQRAIVRRAFDLGITHFDLANNYGPPYGSAETAFGRILAEDLRPYRDELVLSTKAGYDMWPGPYGDHGSRKYLLSSLDQSLGRLGVEYVDVFYSHRPDPETPIEETMGALASAIQQGKALYAGVSNYSPEQTIAARDALAAHGVPLLLHQPRYSMLDRRPEESGLLDLVEREGIGAIVFSPLEQGLLTDRYLSGEIPPDSRAAVGHFLTPGALEGDYHRLILSLKEIANGRGQSIAQLALSWVLRSSAVTSAIIGASSVQQLEQNVGALEAPALSDAELQSIEDALGGR from the coding sequence ATGACCCATCACCCCGCCGACACCCGCTACGACCGCATGGCCTACCACCGCGCCGGCCGCAGCGGCCTGAAGCTGCCCGCCCTCTCACTGGGCCTGTGGCACAACTTCGGCGCGACGAAGCCGATCGAGACCCAGCGCGCGATCGTCCGCCGCGCCTTCGACCTCGGGATCACCCACTTCGACCTCGCCAACAACTACGGCCCGCCCTACGGCTCCGCCGAGACGGCGTTCGGCCGGATCCTCGCGGAGGATCTGCGCCCCTACCGCGACGAGCTGGTCCTCTCCACGAAGGCCGGCTACGACATGTGGCCCGGCCCCTACGGCGATCACGGCTCGCGCAAGTACCTGCTCTCCTCGCTCGATCAGAGCCTCGGCCGGCTCGGCGTCGAGTACGTCGACGTCTTCTACTCGCACCGCCCCGACCCGGAGACCCCGATCGAGGAGACGATGGGCGCGCTGGCGAGCGCGATCCAGCAGGGCAAGGCCCTCTACGCGGGCGTCTCGAACTACTCGCCGGAGCAGACGATCGCCGCCCGCGACGCGCTCGCCGCCCACGGGGTGCCGCTGCTGCTCCACCAGCCGCGCTACTCGATGCTCGACCGCCGGCCCGAGGAGTCGGGGCTGCTCGACCTCGTCGAGCGGGAGGGCATCGGCGCCATCGTCTTCTCGCCGCTCGAGCAGGGGCTGCTCACCGACCGCTACCTCTCCGGCGAGATCCCGCCCGACTCGCGTGCCGCGGTCGGGCACTTCCTCACGCCCGGAGCTCTCGAGGGCGACTACCACCGGCTGATCCTGAGCCTGAAGGAGATCGCCAACGGCCGCGGCCAGAGCATCGCGCAGCTCGCGCTGAGCTGGGTGCTGCGCTCCTCCGCCGTCACCTCGGCGATCATCGGCGCCTCGAGCGTGCAGCAGCTGGAGCAGAACGTCGGCGCGCTCGAGGCGCCGGCGCTCAGCGACGCGGAGCTGCAGTCGATCGAGGACGCCCTCGGAGGCCGCTGA
- a CDS encoding carbohydrate ABC transporter permease: MTDTLTKLPPVLEDPRRAAQSVRSRRRGPTVTRPRAAFWPTAVLLVGAVYCLLPVFWLFTAATKRSGELFTTFSLWPSFTGGFQENFALLLGVGNGAFWSWCLNSLIFAGGGGLLGTAVSALAGYGLAKYSFRGKKLVFNFLLIGVLIPGVILAIPQYLLLSSVGIAGTYWSVLLPCMISPFSIYLCRIYATAVVPTEMLEAGRIDGASEWRIFSRIAVYPMVPGLITVFLLHFVGIWNNFLLPFIMLSRTDMFPLTVGFYSLMNQGNDQPNTYNVVIMGCLVSTIPLIALFLFLQRYWRLDLVSGSLKG, encoded by the coding sequence ATGACCGACACCCTCACGAAGCTCCCGCCCGTCCTCGAGGATCCCCGCCGCGCCGCGCAGTCGGTCCGCTCCCGCCGCCGGGGCCCCACGGTCACCCGGCCGCGGGCCGCGTTCTGGCCGACCGCCGTCCTGCTGGTCGGAGCCGTCTACTGCCTCCTGCCGGTGTTCTGGCTCTTCACGGCCGCGACCAAGCGCTCGGGCGAGCTGTTCACCACGTTCTCGCTCTGGCCCAGCTTCACCGGCGGGTTCCAGGAGAACTTCGCCCTGCTGCTCGGAGTGGGCAACGGCGCGTTCTGGTCCTGGTGCCTGAACAGCCTGATCTTCGCCGGCGGCGGCGGGCTGCTCGGCACCGCCGTCTCCGCCCTCGCCGGCTACGGCCTCGCGAAGTACTCGTTCCGCGGGAAGAAGCTCGTCTTCAACTTCCTGCTGATCGGGGTGCTCATCCCCGGGGTGATCCTCGCGATCCCGCAGTACCTGCTGCTCTCCTCCGTCGGGATCGCCGGCACCTACTGGTCGGTGCTGCTGCCGTGCATGATCAGCCCGTTCAGCATCTACCTCTGCCGCATCTACGCGACGGCGGTCGTGCCCACCGAGATGCTCGAGGCCGGCCGGATCGACGGGGCGAGCGAGTGGCGGATCTTCTCCCGGATCGCCGTCTACCCGATGGTGCCGGGGCTGATCACCGTGTTCCTGCTGCACTTCGTCGGCATCTGGAACAACTTCCTGCTGCCCTTCATCATGCTCTCGCGCACCGACATGTTCCCGCTGACGGTCGGCTTCTACTCGCTGATGAACCAGGGGAACGACCAGCCCAACACCTACAACGTCGTGATCATGGGCTGCCTCGTCTCGACCATCCCGCTGATCGCGCTCTTCCTCTTCCTGCAGCGCTACTGGCGCCTCGACCTCGTCAGCGGATCGCTCAAGGGCTGA
- a CDS encoding LacI family DNA-binding transcriptional regulator — MADRHQRAATIYDVARAAGVSHQTVSRFLTGTGGIRPANRVRVEEALRTLNYRTNATARSLATRRTHRLGALVHELSGTGPGKTMQGASDAARRAGYSLDIISLDTSDDVELADALDALGSRDLEGILATAPTDEVDAALRTLDLPIPIHIDRGGERTGGSSAVGTRLVVSHLLELGHRRIAHLAGPEPWISAQDRARTYRECMADAGLPALPLAHGDWSSRSGYAAAPQLFADPGVTAVVAANDRMALGLLLWLHDNGRRIPEDVSVVGFDDIAEAEFFHPPLTTVRQDFTAMGRASALALIALVEESSRAGVVDYPAPELVVRASTAPPTHVS, encoded by the coding sequence ATGGCGGACAGGCATCAGCGGGCGGCGACGATCTACGACGTCGCGCGGGCGGCGGGGGTGTCGCATCAGACGGTGTCGCGGTTCCTCACCGGCACCGGCGGCATCCGGCCCGCGAACCGGGTCCGGGTCGAGGAGGCGCTGCGGACGCTGAACTACCGGACCAACGCCACAGCCCGCTCGCTCGCCACGCGGCGGACGCACCGCCTCGGGGCGCTGGTGCACGAGCTGTCCGGGACCGGTCCGGGCAAGACGATGCAGGGGGCGAGCGATGCCGCCCGCCGGGCCGGCTACTCGCTCGACATCATCAGCCTCGACACCTCCGACGACGTCGAGCTCGCCGATGCGCTGGACGCACTCGGCAGCCGCGACCTGGAGGGCATCCTCGCCACGGCGCCCACCGACGAGGTCGATGCGGCGCTGCGCACGCTCGATCTGCCGATCCCGATCCACATCGACCGCGGCGGCGAGCGGACGGGCGGCTCCTCCGCGGTCGGCACCCGGCTCGTGGTCTCGCACCTGCTCGAGCTCGGCCACCGCCGCATCGCCCACCTCGCCGGCCCCGAGCCCTGGATCTCCGCGCAGGACCGCGCGCGCACCTACCGGGAGTGCATGGCCGACGCGGGACTGCCCGCCCTCCCCCTGGCGCACGGCGACTGGTCGTCCCGCTCCGGCTACGCGGCCGCTCCGCAGCTCTTCGCCGACCCCGGAGTCACGGCGGTCGTCGCGGCGAACGACCGGATGGCGCTCGGGCTCCTGCTCTGGCTGCACGACAACGGCCGGCGGATCCCCGAGGACGTCAGTGTCGTCGGCTTCGACGACATCGCCGAGGCCGAGTTCTTCCATCCGCCGCTGACGACCGTCCGGCAGGACTTCACGGCGATGGGCCGCGCCTCCGCGCTGGCGCTGATCGCCCTCGTCGAGGAGTCGAGCCGGGCGGGAGTCGTGGACTACCCGGCGCCGGAGCTCGTCGTGCGCGCGTCGACGGCCCCGCCGACCCACGTTTCGTGA